Proteins from a genomic interval of Benincasa hispida cultivar B227 chromosome 7, ASM972705v1, whole genome shotgun sequence:
- the LOC120081019 gene encoding uncharacterized protein LOC120081019 has protein sequence MLCDLEASINLMPLSIFKKLNIDNARPTTITFKLADRSITYPEGKIEDVLVQVDKFIFPADFIILDYEADKEMPIFLGRPFLATGLALIDVQKGELTIRVDDQQVKFNILNALK, from the coding sequence ATGCTATGCGATCTAGAGGCgagcataaatctaatgcccttgTCGATCTTCAAGAAGCTGAATATCGACAATGCAAGACCAACCACAATCACATTTAagttggccgatagatcgataACCTATCCCGAGGGcaaaatagaggatgtactcgtgCAAGTGGATAAGTTTATCTTCCCTGCAGACTTTATCATATTAGATTATGAAGCTGACAAAGAAATGCCTATCttcttgggtcgcccatttcttgCAACAGGGCTAGCACTGATCGATGTTCAAAAAGGAGAACTCACCATCAGGGTTGACGATCAGCAAGTGAAGTTCAACAttctcaatgcgttgaagtag